In Isoptericola variabilis 225, the genomic window GGAGCGTCACAGCGCCCGGCGACCGGAGCGGCGCCGCGCCGCCCCTAGGCTGGACGGGTGACCTCCGCAGCCCCCGTCGCGCCCCCGTCCGGCGGCACGCCGCGCCTGCCCGCCCGCCCGTGGTGGCTGATCGCCGCCGGGCCGGTGGCGGTCCTCGTCGCGGTCCTCGCCGTGCTCGCCGCCGGCTCGTACACGCACGCGTTCGACGCGCTGTCCGGGTTCTCCGACCCGGGCGCCGCCGTCCGGTACGGGCTGCCGGTCGCGACCGTGCTCGCCGAGCTCGCCGTGTCCGTGGCCCTCGGCGCGCTGGTCGCGGCCGCGTGCCTCGTCGCGCCGGGGCGCGCGCAGTCGCGGCTGCTGTCCGCGGCGGGCGTCGCGGCGGCCGTGTGGGCGCTCGCCGCCCTGGCCCAGCTCGTCCTGCGCTACTCGTACGTCTCCGCGATCTCGCCCACCGCCGCCGACTTCGGCACCGGCCTCGGCGCGTTCGTCACCGACATCCCGCTCGGGCAGGTCGGCCTCGCGATCGTCGCGATCGCCGCCGCGACGTCGGCCCTCGCGCTCGCGGTGCGGGGCGCCGTCGGCGCGCTGTGGGTCGCCGTGCTGCCGCTCGCCGCGCTCGCCGTGCAGTCGACGACCGGCCACGCGGCCGGCGCCGCCAACCACGAGCTCGCCGTCGGCGCGATGTTCCTCCACCTCGCGGGCGCGGCGCTGTGGGTCGGCGGGCTCGGGGCGCTCGCGGTCGTCGTCGTGCGCCGGTCGGGCGCGTCGGACTCCGCCGCCGACGCCGTCGCGCGCTTCTCGCCCGTCGCGGCGTGGTGCTTCGCCGCGGTGGGCGTGTCGGGCCTGGTCAACGCCTGGATCCGCATGGAGGAGCCCGCCGACCTCACGACCCCGTACGGCACCCTCGTGCTCGTCAAGGCGATGCTGCTCGCGGTGCTCGGCGCGCTCGGCTGGACGCACCGGCGCTGGGTGGTGGGCCGCCTGGCGGACGCGCCCGAGCGCGTGCGACTTCTGTTCTGGCAGCTGCTCGCCGTCGAGCTGTCGGTCGTCGGCGCGGTGTCGGGCGTCGCCGTCGCGCTCGGCTCGACCGCCCCGCCCGTGCCCGACGACGTCCCCGCGGACACGTCGCCCGCCTACCAGCTCACGGGCTCGCCGCTGCCGCCCGAGCCGACGCTCGCCCGGTGGTTCACCGAGTGGAGCCTCGACCCGCTGTTCGCGTTCGCGTGCGTGGCCGGGCTGGTGGTGTACCTGCGCTGGGCCGTGCGGCTCGCCCGCCGCGGCGACCGCTGGCCGGTCGGCCGGACGATCTCGTGGTCGGCCGGGATGGTCCTCATGTTCTGGGTGACGAGCGGCGGCCCGTCGGTGTACGGGCACGTGCTGTTCAGCGGGCACATGGTGCAGCACATGATCATGGCGATGGTCGTGCCGCTGTTCCTCGTGCTCGCGGCGCCCGTCACCCTGCTGCTGCGCGCGATCCCGGCGCGCAAGGACGGCTCGCGCGGCCCGCGCGAGTGGGTGCTCGCGCTCGTGCACTCCCGGTGGGGGCAGTTCCTCGCGCGTCCCGTGGTGGCCGCCGTGCTGTTCGCCGGTGGGATGGTCGCGTTCTACTACACGCCGGCGTTCGAGTTCGCGCTGACCAACCACGTCGGGCACGTGTGGATGGTCGTGCACTTCACGCTCGTCGGGTACCTGTTCGCCAACGCGCTCATCGGGATCGACCCGGGGCCCGCGCGGCCCGGCTACCCGCAGCGCCTGCTGCTGCTCTTCGCCACGATGGCGTTCCACGCGTTCTTCGGCGTCGTCCTCACCTCCGGCACGTCGCTGCTCGCGGCCGACTGGTACGGCAACATGGGCCGTCCGTGGGGCCCGAGCGCGATCGACGACCAGCAGCGCGGCGGCGGCGTCGCGTGGGGCATCGGCGAGCTGCCGACGCTCGCGCTCGCGATCGCCGTCGCCGTCATGTGGACGCGGTCCGACGAGCGCGAGGCCCGGCGGCGCGACCGCCGCGCCGACCGTGACGGCGACGCCGAGCTCGCCGAGTACAACGCGATGCTCGCGCGGATGGCCGACCGCGACGAACGTCGCTGAGCCCCGCGCTCAGAGCAGCGTGTCCAGCACGCGCGCGGCGAGCCCGTGCGCGGTCGTCGTGCCCAGCCCCGACAGCACCGCGACCGCGCGGACGCCCGGCAGCGGCTCGGCGACGACGAACGGCCCCCCGGGCGGCAGGCCCACGGCGCGGCGACCGAGGCGTGCCGGCGTCGCGGGCTCCAGTCCCGACGACGACCACCGCTCGAGCACCCGCAGGTCCGCGCCGAGCAGCATGCGGGCCTCGGCGAGCAGCGCCGCGTCAGCGGCCTCGGAGCGGTAGGGTGCGACGGCGTCGGGCGTGCGCGCGGAGCCGACGACGAACGAGCCGTCCGCGCGCGAGGTGAACGCCAGGTGCACGCCGGCGTCGAGCACGCCGGGTGACCGGGTGCGCAGGCGCTCGCGCACGTCGACGAGCGCGGGGCTGTGCCCGAACGTCGGGTGGTGCAGCATCGCGCTGCCGCCGAGCACGGCGGGCAGCGCCTCGGTCGCGGCGTCCACGGCTCCGGGGGCCGTGACGCGCAGCCACTGCCGGTGCGCGCGCCGCACGTCCGCGTCGGCCACGGCGTCGGGGAAGAGCCGGTCGAGGTCGTGGCCCACCGCGACGACGACCCGCTTGGCGACGATCTCGCCGCGCGAGGTGCGCGCGAGCGTGCAGCCGCTGCCCGGCTCGAGCGTGTGCACCGCCGTCGACCACGCGACGTCCACGCCTGGGCGCTCCGCGAGCCAGGCGGCGAGCGCCGGGACCGACTCGCGCGGCTCGAGGCGGACGTCGAGCGGGAGCAGGACGCCTCCGACCACGTCGTCGCAGGCCAGGGGGGCCTTCTCCTGCACGCCGGCCGCGTCGAGCAGGACGGCGTCGCCGTCGCGCATCGCGACGAGGTCGTCGAGCACGGCGAGCTCGGCGTCGGTGCGCGCCACCACGACCGAGCCCGTCTGCCGCACCCAGAAGCCGGCCTCGCGCCCCAGCTTGAGCCACCGCTCGCGCGTCGCGAGCGCGCACGCGAGCGCGATGCCGTCCTGCGTGGTGACCGCCGCGTGGCCGTC contains:
- a CDS encoding cytochrome c oxidase assembly protein, which encodes MTSAAPVAPPSGGTPRLPARPWWLIAAGPVAVLVAVLAVLAAGSYTHAFDALSGFSDPGAAVRYGLPVATVLAELAVSVALGALVAAACLVAPGRAQSRLLSAAGVAAAVWALAALAQLVLRYSYVSAISPTAADFGTGLGAFVTDIPLGQVGLAIVAIAAATSALALAVRGAVGALWVAVLPLAALAVQSTTGHAAGAANHELAVGAMFLHLAGAALWVGGLGALAVVVVRRSGASDSAADAVARFSPVAAWCFAAVGVSGLVNAWIRMEEPADLTTPYGTLVLVKAMLLAVLGALGWTHRRWVVGRLADAPERVRLLFWQLLAVELSVVGAVSGVAVALGSTAPPVPDDVPADTSPAYQLTGSPLPPEPTLARWFTEWSLDPLFAFACVAGLVVYLRWAVRLARRGDRWPVGRTISWSAGMVLMFWVTSGGPSVYGHVLFSGHMVQHMIMAMVVPLFLVLAAPVTLLLRAIPARKDGSRGPREWVLALVHSRWGQFLARPVVAAVLFAGGMVAFYYTPAFEFALTNHVGHVWMVVHFTLVGYLFANALIGIDPGPARPGYPQRLLLLFATMAFHAFFGVVLTSGTSLLAADWYGNMGRPWGPSAIDDQQRGGGVAWGIGELPTLALAIAVAVMWTRSDEREARRRDRRADRDGDAELAEYNAMLARMADRDERR
- a CDS encoding FAD-dependent oxidoreductase, which encodes MRPQSPRPARPAGLPPKADLVVVGAGTVGLAHAAEAAARGQSVVVVERDPRPLGASVRGDGHAAVTTQDGIALACALATRERWLKLGREAGFWVRQTGSVVVARTDAELAVLDDLVAMRDGDAVLLDAAGVQEKAPLACDDVVGGVLLPLDVRLEPRESVPALAAWLAERPGVDVAWSTAVHTLEPGSGCTLARTSRGEIVAKRVVVAVGHDLDRLFPDAVADADVRRAHRQWLRVTAPGAVDAATEALPAVLGGSAMLHHPTFGHSPALVDVRERLRTRSPGVLDAGVHLAFTSRADGSFVVGSARTPDAVAPYRSEAADAALLAEARMLLGADLRVLERWSSSGLEPATPARLGRRAVGLPPGGPFVVAEPLPGVRAVAVLSGLGTTTAHGLAARVLDTLL